A section of the Bradyrhizobium oligotrophicum S58 genome encodes:
- a CDS encoding DUF4089 domain-containing protein, which translates to MAEPWDDYIDAVGRALSLPIEDAWRPAIRANLEVSLKMAKLVDEFFLPDEIEPASVFTA; encoded by the coding sequence ATGGCTGAGCCATGGGACGACTACATCGATGCGGTCGGACGCGCGTTGAGCCTGCCGATCGAGGACGCCTGGCGTCCCGCGATCCGTGCCAATCTCGAGGTCTCGCTGAAGATGGCGAAACTGGTCGACGAATTCTTCCTGCCTGATGAAATCGAGCCTGCCAGTGTCTTCACCGCTTGA
- a CDS encoding AtzE family amidohydrolase codes for MTASAIAAAVAARKLTAVEATDAALARIAARDGVLNAFTDVTADRARAKARAVDAAIAAGQSVGPLAGVPFAVKNLFDVEGLPTRAGSKINRDRPPAARDATLIARMETAGAVLVGALNMGEYAYDFTGENVHDGPSRNPHDPTRMSGGSSGGSGSAVGGGLVPLALGSDTNGSIRVPSSFCGIFGLKPTYGRLSRARSFPFVASLDHLGPFARSVEDLALAYDAMQGPDPDDGACTTRAPEPVSGLLSQGLDGLRIAVAGGHFQKHLFPEAAEAVTRVATALRATEVVEVPEAARARAAAYVISTTEGASLHLDRLRTRPNDFDPAVRDRLIAGAMIPAPMVDRAQKFRRWYRAQVLELFKSVDVLIAPATPCVAPKLGQATFVLDGVELPVRANIGIHTQPISFIGLPVVAVPIPLAPMPIGVQIIAAPWCEHVALRVAHALQQLGVAAAPAPRGVLENGSRSA; via the coding sequence ATGACAGCCAGCGCCATCGCCGCCGCGGTGGCTGCACGCAAACTCACCGCCGTGGAGGCCACCGACGCCGCGCTCGCGCGGATTGCCGCGCGCGATGGCGTGCTCAATGCCTTCACCGATGTGACGGCGGATCGCGCACGCGCGAAGGCCCGTGCAGTCGACGCGGCCATCGCTGCCGGCCAGAGCGTCGGCCCGCTCGCCGGCGTGCCGTTCGCGGTGAAGAACCTGTTCGACGTCGAGGGCCTGCCGACCCGTGCCGGCTCCAAGATCAACCGTGATCGCCCGCCGGCTGCGCGCGATGCGACGCTGATCGCGCGCATGGAGACGGCGGGCGCCGTGCTCGTCGGCGCGCTCAACATGGGCGAATACGCCTACGACTTCACCGGCGAGAACGTTCATGACGGTCCGTCGCGCAATCCGCATGATCCGACGCGGATGAGCGGTGGCTCGTCGGGCGGTTCGGGCAGCGCGGTCGGCGGCGGCCTGGTGCCGCTCGCGCTTGGCTCCGACACCAACGGCTCGATCCGCGTGCCGTCGTCGTTCTGCGGCATCTTCGGCCTGAAGCCGACCTATGGCCGGCTGTCGCGCGCGCGCTCATTTCCGTTCGTCGCGAGCCTGGACCATCTCGGACCGTTTGCGCGCTCGGTCGAGGATCTCGCGCTCGCCTATGATGCAATGCAGGGACCCGACCCCGACGATGGCGCATGCACGACGCGTGCGCCGGAGCCGGTCTCGGGCCTGCTGTCGCAGGGGCTCGATGGACTGCGCATCGCCGTCGCCGGGGGGCACTTCCAGAAGCACCTCTTCCCTGAAGCTGCCGAAGCCGTCACTCGTGTGGCGACGGCGCTGAGGGCGACCGAGGTGGTCGAAGTGCCCGAAGCCGCGCGCGCCCGCGCCGCAGCCTATGTCATCAGCACGACCGAAGGCGCTTCGCTGCATCTTGATCGGCTGCGAACGCGTCCCAACGATTTCGATCCCGCGGTGCGCGATCGCCTGATCGCGGGTGCGATGATTCCAGCGCCCATGGTCGACCGTGCGCAGAAGTTTCGCCGCTGGTATCGCGCCCAGGTGCTCGAGCTCTTCAAGTCCGTCGACGTGCTGATCGCACCGGCGACGCCGTGCGTTGCGCCCAAGCTGGGGCAAGCCACCTTCGTGCTCGACGGTGTCGAGCTTCCGGTGCGCGCCAACATCGGCATTCACACGCAGCCGATCTCGTTCATCGGCCTCCCCGTTGTTGCGGTTCCGATTCCCCTAGCGCCGATGCCCATTGGCGTGCAGATCATCGCGGCGCCCTGGTGCGAACATGTCGCATTGCGTGTGGCCCACGCCTTGCAACAGCTTGGCGTCGCCGCTGCGCCGGCCCCGAGAGGAGTTCTGGAGAATGGAAGTCGATCTGCCTGA
- the hpxZ gene encoding oxalurate catabolism protein HpxZ, protein MEVDLPDVVAEVTAQFQRYEQALVSNDVGVLDELFRKDARTLRYGIGENLYGYGEISAFRAARSPAGLARRTARTVITTYGRDTAVASTLFYRDTVPGKVGRQMQTWIRCPEGWRIVAAHVSIIDEAKGG, encoded by the coding sequence ATGGAAGTCGATCTGCCTGACGTCGTCGCCGAGGTCACAGCGCAGTTCCAGCGCTATGAACAGGCGCTGGTCAGCAACGATGTCGGCGTGCTCGACGAGCTGTTCCGGAAGGATGCGCGTACCTTGCGCTACGGCATCGGCGAGAACCTCTATGGCTATGGCGAGATATCGGCGTTTCGCGCTGCACGCTCGCCAGCGGGATTGGCGCGGCGTACCGCGCGGACCGTCATCACGACCTATGGCCGCGACACTGCGGTCGCCTCGACCCTGTTCTATCGCGACACTGTGCCCGGCAAGGTCGGACGTCAGATGCAGACCTGGATCCGCTGTCCCGAGGGCTGGAGAATCGTCGCCGCCCATGTCAGCATCATCGACGAAGCAAAAGGCGGCTGA
- a CDS encoding GntR family transcriptional regulator, translated as MSLDDLPPRTRARVILESDAPRSDRAPPAVAKITRAEELRLQLADDIVRGALAPGAPLDETEIAKRFNVSRTPVREALRQLATSGLIEARAHRGAVVARPSVDRLTGMFEAMAELEGLCAGLAAQRMTPVERQRLEAIHEELRNLSHAGNPERFHEVNERFHNAIYAGAHNAYIAEITLATRVRVQPFRRAQFRNLGRLAKSHAEHDRVVVAILRGDKAGAASAMKAHIELVRGEYEIYAVSV; from the coding sequence ATGAGCCTGGACGATCTTCCGCCGCGGACGCGCGCGCGGGTCATCCTTGAATCCGATGCGCCGCGCAGCGACCGCGCGCCCCCTGCCGTGGCCAAGATCACGCGTGCCGAGGAACTGCGGCTGCAGCTCGCCGACGACATCGTGCGCGGTGCGCTGGCGCCGGGTGCGCCGCTCGACGAGACCGAGATCGCCAAGCGTTTCAACGTGTCGCGCACGCCGGTGCGCGAGGCGCTGCGGCAGCTCGCGACCTCGGGCCTGATCGAGGCACGCGCGCATCGCGGTGCGGTGGTTGCGCGGCCGTCGGTCGACCGGCTGACCGGAATGTTCGAGGCGATGGCCGAGCTGGAAGGGTTGTGCGCCGGGCTCGCCGCGCAGCGCATGACCCCGGTGGAGCGGCAGCGGCTGGAAGCCATTCACGAGGAGTTGCGCAATCTCAGCCACGCCGGCAATCCCGAGCGCTTCCACGAGGTCAACGAGCGCTTCCACAACGCGATCTACGCCGGCGCGCACAACGCCTACATCGCCGAGATCACCTTGGCGACGCGGGTGCGCGTGCAGCCGTTCCGCCGCGCCCAGTTCCGCAATCTCGGCCGCCTCGCCAAGTCGCATGCCGAGCACGACCGCGTCGTCGTCGCCATTCTCCGCGGCGACAAGGCCGGAGCGGCGAGTGCGATGAAAGCGCATATCGAGCTGGTGCGCGGCGAGTACGAGATCTACGCGGTATCGGTGTAG
- the atzF gene encoding allophanate hydrolase: MTETIAEIVAGHRAGLMTPRETVARSYARIRAHNDPAIFISLRDEADAVAEAEGLAAKDTATLPLYGVPVAIKDNIDVAGLPTTAACPAFAYTPARDSTAVARLRAAGAIIIGKTNLDQFATGLVGVRSPYGIPKNPVHGDLVPGGSSSGSAVAVSAGLVPLSLGTDTAGSGRVPAMLNNIVGLKPSLGMISTSGLVPACRTLDCISVFALTVDDAATALSVVAAPDPLDPFSRDRPLAAVTAFPTGVKLGIPRPGQLIFFGDKAAEAAYGAAAARFVKLGAELVEFDLEPFYETARLLYEGPWVAERYLVIRDLLASDPDAIHPVTREITIGGARGTAADTFAALYRLQALRKVAERTFAAVDALLLPTAPTAYTTAEVLADPILLNSRLGTYTNFVNLLDLCGLAVPAAMRSDGIPFGITLLAPAGRDAALASLGRAFHADTALPLGAKSIPQPPLAAPSASLHGDEIAIVVVGAHLSGMALNHELTSLGGRLLEATATAPDYKLYALSTTPPKPGMLRIEPGQGTTMAVELWALSAASFGKFVNLIPPPLSIGTIRLADGRNAKGFLVEPAALDGARDISEFGGWRAYMAQKS; this comes from the coding sequence GTGACCGAAACCATTGCCGAGATCGTCGCCGGCCACCGCGCCGGCCTGATGACGCCCAGGGAGACCGTCGCGCGGAGCTACGCGCGCATCCGCGCCCACAATGATCCCGCCATCTTCATCAGCCTGCGCGACGAGGCGGATGCCGTCGCCGAGGCCGAGGGCCTTGCGGCCAAGGATACGGCGACGCTGCCGCTCTACGGCGTGCCGGTCGCGATCAAGGACAACATCGACGTGGCGGGCCTGCCGACCACGGCCGCCTGCCCGGCCTTCGCCTATACGCCGGCGCGCGATTCCACCGCAGTGGCGCGGCTGCGAGCGGCCGGCGCCATCATCATCGGCAAGACCAATCTCGACCAGTTTGCCACCGGCCTCGTCGGCGTGCGCTCGCCCTACGGCATTCCAAAAAATCCCGTTCACGGCGATCTCGTGCCGGGCGGATCGAGCTCCGGCTCGGCGGTCGCGGTCTCAGCCGGTCTCGTGCCCCTGTCGCTCGGAACGGATACGGCCGGCTCCGGCCGCGTCCCGGCGATGCTCAACAACATCGTCGGGCTGAAGCCCAGCCTCGGCATGATCTCGACGTCGGGTCTCGTGCCGGCCTGTCGCACGCTCGACTGCATCTCGGTGTTCGCGCTCACGGTCGACGACGCCGCCACGGCGCTCTCGGTGGTCGCCGCGCCCGATCCGCTCGATCCGTTTTCGCGCGACCGGCCGCTGGCGGCCGTGACGGCCTTTCCGACGGGCGTGAAGCTCGGCATTCCTCGCCCCGGTCAGCTGATCTTCTTCGGCGACAAGGCGGCAGAGGCCGCATACGGGGCCGCAGCGGCGCGCTTCGTCAAGCTCGGCGCCGAGCTCGTCGAGTTCGACCTCGAGCCGTTCTACGAGACCGCGCGGCTGCTCTATGAAGGTCCGTGGGTCGCCGAGCGCTACCTCGTCATCCGCGATCTCCTGGCCTCCGATCCCGACGCGATTCATCCGGTGACGCGCGAGATCACCATCGGCGGCGCGCGCGGCACCGCGGCCGACACGTTCGCCGCATTGTATCGCCTGCAGGCGCTGCGCAAGGTGGCGGAACGCACCTTCGCCGCGGTCGATGCGCTGCTGCTGCCGACGGCGCCGACCGCCTACACGACCGCGGAGGTGCTCGCCGATCCGATCCTGCTCAACAGCCGGCTCGGTACCTACACCAACTTCGTCAACCTGCTCGACCTCTGCGGACTGGCCGTGCCGGCCGCGATGCGCAGCGACGGCATTCCATTCGGCATCACACTGCTGGCGCCAGCCGGGCGCGACGCGGCCCTCGCCAGCCTCGGCCGCGCGTTCCATGCCGACACGGCACTGCCGCTCGGGGCGAAGTCGATCCCCCAGCCGCCGCTCGCCGCGCCGTCCGCATCACTGCATGGCGATGAGATCGCCATCGTCGTGGTCGGAGCGCATCTGTCGGGCATGGCGCTGAACCACGAGCTGACAAGTCTCGGCGGCCGGCTGCTCGAGGCGACAGCGACCGCGCCGGACTACAAGCTGTACGCGCTGTCGACCACGCCGCCCAAGCCGGGCATGCTGCGGATCGAGCCGGGCCAAGGCACCACGATGGCCGTCGAGCTCTGGGCCCTGTCGGCGGCGAGCTTCGGCAAGTTCGTCAACCTGATTCCGCCGCCATTGTCGATCGGCACGATCCGACTCGCCGACGGCCGCAACGCCAAGGGTTTTCTCGTCGAGCCCGCCGCCCTCGACGGCGCCCGCGACATCTCGGAGTTCGGGGGCTGGCGGGCGTACATGGCGCAGAAGAGCTGA
- a CDS encoding DUF805 domain-containing protein, with product MLGFIFGFNARLGRLQYFLASIGLAVVTGILAVVVAVGLAAIAPQNSALAISVPIMVVIGLCLLANLMLQAMRFRDIGWDPVCVIPAWIAIMVLDYVIATRFPEYAATAAHSGTWVGALINLGLCVALLFFPSSADDAPSSGGASRAPSATVRSARSAGSATEARLARITSGDAGRRGW from the coding sequence ATGTTGGGGTTCATTTTCGGATTCAATGCGCGCCTCGGCCGCCTGCAATATTTCCTGGCCTCGATCGGTCTCGCCGTCGTCACGGGGATTCTGGCTGTCGTCGTCGCCGTGGGTCTGGCCGCCATCGCTCCGCAAAACTCGGCGCTCGCGATCAGCGTGCCGATCATGGTGGTGATCGGCCTGTGCCTGCTGGCGAACCTGATGCTGCAGGCGATGCGCTTCCGCGACATCGGCTGGGATCCGGTCTGCGTGATCCCCGCCTGGATCGCGATCATGGTCCTGGATTACGTCATTGCCACGCGGTTTCCGGAATACGCGGCGACGGCCGCGCATTCCGGCACCTGGGTCGGCGCGCTGATCAATCTCGGCCTCTGCGTCGCGCTCTTGTTCTTTCCGAGCAGCGCCGACGACGCACCGTCGTCCGGCGGAGCGAGCCGCGCGCCGTCGGCCACGGTCCGGAGCGCCCGCAGCGCGGGCTCGGCCACCGAGGCGCGGCTTGCGCGGATCACCAGCGGTGACGCCGGCCGGCGCGGGTGGTAG
- a CDS encoding MarR family winged helix-turn-helix transcriptional regulator, translated as MSEKSGTPRKAQPRQAEGQGLTLDLDRYVPAFITFIANKLSNSATAFYQRNFGVNVTEWRIMSLLAIEPGIPASRICSVIGFDKGPVSRTLALMKSRGLIAIRNDPQDGRSHSISLTAKGRATHDKVIIAALERERRLLACLDKNEQEVLITLLRRIHDNLDAVTGAS; from the coding sequence ATGAGCGAGAAATCCGGAACGCCGCGCAAAGCGCAGCCGCGCCAGGCAGAGGGGCAAGGCCTCACGCTCGATCTCGATCGCTATGTGCCGGCCTTCATCACCTTCATCGCCAACAAGCTGTCGAACAGCGCCACCGCGTTCTACCAGCGCAATTTCGGCGTCAACGTCACGGAATGGCGAATCATGTCGCTGCTGGCGATCGAGCCGGGAATTCCGGCCTCGCGGATCTGCAGCGTGATCGGCTTCGACAAGGGCCCGGTCAGCCGCACCCTGGCGCTGATGAAAAGCCGTGGCCTGATCGCGATCCGCAACGACCCGCAGGACGGCCGCAGCCATTCGATCTCGCTGACGGCGAAGGGGCGCGCGACGCATGACAAGGTCATCATCGCCGCGCTGGAGCGCGAGCGGCGCCTGTTGGCCTGTCTCGACAAGAATGAGCAGGAAGTGCTGATCACGCTGCTGCGCCGCATCCACGACAATCTCGACGCCGTCACGGGCGCGAGCTGA
- a CDS encoding cytochrome P450 — protein sequence MNPTGLSASPAGAPAIPHLAIDPFSYGFFDDPYPAHHEMREAGPVVYLDTWNVYGVARYAEVYAVFNDPQTFCSSRGVGLSDFTKEKPWRPASLILEADPPAHTRTRAVLSKVLSPAVMKRLRDGFMAAAEAKVDELVARGAFDAIPDLAEAYPLSVFPDALGLQPEGREHLIPYASLVFNAFGPPNELRQQAIERSAPHQAYVTAQCQRDNLTPGGFGACIHAFSDTGEITPAEAPLLVRSLLSAGLDTTVYGVGAAVYCLARFPDQWARLRADPSLARNAFEEAVRFESPVQTFFRTTTRDVELGGVVIPEGEKVLMFLGAANRDPRRWEQPDSYDITRKVSGHVGFGSGIHMCVGQLVARLEGEAVLTALARKVGSITMSAEPVRRYNNTLRGLASLPVTFTPA from the coding sequence ATGAACCCAACAGGTCTTTCCGCCAGCCCAGCCGGTGCGCCGGCGATTCCGCATCTCGCCATCGATCCGTTTTCTTATGGCTTCTTCGACGATCCCTATCCGGCACATCACGAGATGCGCGAGGCCGGGCCTGTGGTCTATCTCGACACATGGAACGTCTACGGCGTTGCCCGCTATGCCGAGGTTTATGCGGTCTTCAACGATCCCCAGACCTTCTGCTCCAGCCGCGGCGTGGGCCTCAGCGATTTCACCAAGGAGAAGCCGTGGCGGCCGGCGAGCCTGATCCTGGAGGCCGATCCGCCGGCGCATACGCGCACCCGTGCGGTGCTGAGCAAGGTGCTGTCGCCGGCCGTCATGAAGCGGCTGCGCGACGGCTTCATGGCCGCGGCCGAAGCCAAGGTCGATGAGCTCGTGGCGCGCGGCGCGTTCGATGCGATCCCCGATCTCGCCGAGGCTTATCCGCTGTCGGTGTTTCCCGATGCGCTCGGGCTCCAGCCCGAGGGACGTGAGCATCTCATTCCCTATGCGAGCCTGGTGTTCAATGCGTTCGGGCCGCCGAACGAATTGCGCCAGCAGGCGATCGAGCGCTCGGCGCCGCACCAGGCCTATGTCACGGCGCAGTGTCAGCGCGACAACCTCACGCCCGGCGGCTTCGGCGCCTGCATTCATGCCTTCTCCGACACCGGCGAGATCACGCCGGCCGAGGCGCCGCTGCTGGTGCGTTCGCTGCTGTCGGCCGGGCTCGACACGACGGTCTATGGCGTCGGTGCCGCGGTATATTGCCTCGCCCGCTTTCCCGACCAGTGGGCTCGGCTGCGCGCCGATCCCTCGCTGGCGCGCAACGCGTTCGAGGAGGCCGTGCGGTTCGAGAGCCCGGTGCAGACCTTCTTCCGCACCACGACACGTGATGTCGAGCTCGGCGGCGTCGTCATTCCGGAAGGCGAAAAGGTGCTGATGTTCCTGGGCGCCGCCAACCGCGATCCGCGCCGCTGGGAGCAGCCGGACAGCTACGACATCACCCGCAAAGTTTCCGGCCATGTCGGCTTCGGCTCCGGCATCCACATGTGCGTCGGTCAGCTCGTCGCGCGGCTCGAAGGCGAGGCGGTGCTGACCGCGCTGGCGCGCAAGGTGGGAAGCATCACGATGAGCGCTGAGCCGGTGCGCCGCTACAACAACACGCTGCGCGGGCTTGCCAGCCTGCCGGTCACCTTCACTCCAGCCTGA
- a CDS encoding 2Fe-2S iron-sulfur cluster-binding protein, whose product MTTITFIHADNRSERVEAVDGDSLMMAALTHGVDGIVAECGGNAVCATCHVYVDEAWASKLDPVSDDEDALLDGTAAERRPNSRLSCQIKVQPGLAGLVIRIPDRQS is encoded by the coding sequence ATGACGACGATCACCTTCATTCATGCCGACAACCGCAGCGAGCGCGTGGAGGCCGTGGACGGCGACAGCCTCATGATGGCGGCGCTGACCCATGGCGTCGACGGCATCGTCGCCGAATGCGGCGGCAACGCCGTCTGCGCGACGTGTCACGTCTATGTCGATGAGGCCTGGGCGTCGAAGCTGGATCCGGTGTCCGACGACGAGGACGCCCTGCTCGACGGCACCGCGGCTGAGCGGCGGCCGAACAGCCGGCTGTCCTGCCAGATCAAGGTTCAGCCGGGGCTCGCCGGGCTCGTGATCCGCATTCCGGACCGGCAGAGCTGA